From Prochlorococcus marinus XMU1419, a single genomic window includes:
- a CDS encoding PRC-barrel domain-containing protein encodes MKLPKEILLSDLLKYNVKGNLSLNYGHGENVWMHPPVHRILGWYSRPSNFDLKRNVWRLNQINQIIDNEIYIKGDPAISDLATLNRFPTLIEANLININNSRIGVIADFLFEIKTGKIKYYLVSRSNPKIPGSSRWKLNIDNINDQQPGLVFCEVNSLDDLYLIKSSIKNEFFQKGRKIIERFDDMKNVASNRLEDWLEEDEDINQNLDFKQKSFYNNNRTSRSFSEKKEDDPWI; translated from the coding sequence TTGAAATTACCTAAAGAAATTTTATTAAGTGATTTACTTAAATACAATGTTAAGGGGAACTTGTCTCTTAATTATGGACATGGTGAAAATGTTTGGATGCATCCTCCAGTTCATCGAATTCTAGGATGGTATTCTCGTCCTTCAAACTTTGATTTAAAAAGAAATGTTTGGCGCTTAAATCAAATTAATCAAATAATTGATAATGAAATTTATATTAAAGGTGATCCAGCTATTTCTGATTTAGCAACTTTAAATAGGTTTCCAACTTTAATAGAAGCTAATCTCATAAATATAAACAACTCAAGAATTGGAGTTATTGCAGATTTTTTGTTTGAAATTAAAACAGGTAAAATTAAATATTATTTAGTATCTAGATCGAATCCTAAAATTCCTGGTTCTAGTAGATGGAAATTAAATATTGATAATATTAATGATCAACAACCTGGTTTAGTATTTTGCGAAGTTAATTCTTTAGATGATTTATATTTAATAAAATCAAGTATAAAAAATGAATTTTTTCAAAAAGGAAGAAAAATAATTGAGAGATTTGATGATATGAAAAATGTTGCATCTAATAGATTAGAGGATTGGCTCGAAGAAGATGAAGATATAAACCAAAACTTAGATTTTAAACAAAAAAGTTTTTATAATAACAATAGAACATCAAGATCTTTTAGTGAAAAAAAAGAAGATGACCCTTGGATTTAA
- the purL gene encoding phosphoribosylformylglycinamidine synthase subunit PurL gives MINKENNDPFDLNKILNVENLTINDYEEICKRLKRKPNRTELGMFGVMWSEHCCYRNSKPLLSKFPIKGKNVLVGPGENAGVIDVGNNQKLVFKIESHNHPSAIEPFQGAATGVGGILRDIFTMGARPIAVLNSLRFGNLDKPSNIDLLRGVVSGIAHYGNCVGVPTVGGEIEFDDSYSGNPLVNVMALGLLETDEIVCSGAKNIGSPVLYVGNTTGRDGVGGASFASSELTTSSLDDRPAVQVGDPFIEKSLIEACLDAFKTGDVIAAQDMGAAGLTCSSAEMAANGNLGISIDLDLVPSREENMSAYQYLLSESQERMLFVVKEEKINNLIEKFTKWGLHATVIGEVIETKEVIIYHKDKIVAQIPTSALSDDTPVNVHKVINNPPDYLLKKWQWQENNLPEINKQKIFSLKYDKSFSLSEIILKILSNPSIASKRWIYKQYDSQVLANTVFKPGESDASVIRLREQNEKKSRVFSGIAASVDCNTRWVSLDPFRGAIAAVAESARNVSCVGAEPLAITNNLNFSSPETETGYWQLSSSCDGISEACKILETPVTGGNVSLYNESINKDNKITPINPTPVIGMVGKIENVEKAISSGWKNSYDQIWIIGSDKSEKTIAASSYLEYFHGEITGRPPKIDLQDEKFCQVFLRNAIIKNFVVSSHDVSDGGLAIALAECCILSSKGATIELQKDANRDDNLLFAEGGSRIIFSVDKRKERDWLNYLKKIQINLKSSIYVKKIGYVSTQTLNIKIQDKNICNIRVEELTEKFNNSISGYF, from the coding sequence ATGATAAATAAAGAAAATAATGATCCTTTTGATCTAAATAAAATACTAAATGTTGAAAATTTAACAATTAATGATTACGAAGAGATTTGTAAAAGATTGAAGAGAAAACCTAATAGAACAGAATTAGGGATGTTTGGTGTTATGTGGTCTGAACATTGTTGTTATAGAAATTCAAAACCTTTACTTTCTAAGTTTCCTATTAAGGGAAAAAATGTTTTGGTTGGTCCTGGAGAAAATGCAGGTGTTATTGATGTTGGAAATAATCAAAAACTTGTATTTAAAATAGAAAGTCATAATCATCCCTCTGCCATTGAACCTTTTCAAGGAGCAGCAACAGGTGTTGGAGGAATATTAAGAGATATTTTTACAATGGGTGCAAGGCCAATTGCAGTATTGAATTCATTGAGATTCGGAAATCTTGATAAGCCATCAAATATTGACTTGCTTAGAGGAGTTGTATCCGGAATAGCACATTATGGAAATTGCGTTGGTGTACCTACTGTCGGAGGTGAAATTGAATTTGATGATAGTTATTCTGGAAACCCTCTAGTCAATGTTATGGCTTTAGGACTTTTAGAGACTGATGAAATCGTTTGTTCTGGAGCTAAAAATATCGGATCACCAGTATTATATGTTGGCAACACTACTGGAAGAGATGGTGTGGGTGGTGCCAGTTTTGCTAGTTCAGAATTAACTACCTCTTCATTAGATGACAGGCCTGCAGTGCAAGTAGGTGATCCTTTTATTGAAAAAAGTCTTATAGAGGCATGTTTAGATGCTTTTAAAACAGGAGATGTAATTGCAGCTCAAGATATGGGTGCAGCCGGTTTAACGTGTAGTAGTGCAGAAATGGCTGCAAATGGAAATTTAGGTATATCTATTGATTTAGATTTGGTTCCTTCTAGAGAAGAGAATATGTCTGCATACCAATATTTACTTTCTGAATCACAAGAAAGAATGTTGTTTGTTGTGAAGGAAGAAAAAATTAATAACCTTATTGAAAAATTTACTAAGTGGGGATTACATGCCACTGTTATTGGTGAAGTAATAGAGACTAAGGAGGTAATTATTTATCATAAAGACAAAATTGTTGCTCAAATTCCTACTTCTGCTTTATCTGATGATACGCCTGTAAATGTTCACAAAGTGATTAATAATCCACCTGATTATTTGTTAAAGAAATGGCAATGGCAAGAAAATAATTTACCAGAAATTAATAAGCAAAAAATATTTTCATTGAAATACGATAAGAGTTTTTCTTTATCAGAAATTATTTTAAAAATTCTCTCTAATCCTTCAATAGCCTCAAAACGATGGATTTATAAACAATATGATTCTCAAGTATTGGCAAATACAGTTTTCAAACCTGGAGAATCAGATGCATCTGTAATAAGACTAAGAGAACAAAATGAAAAAAAAAGTAGAGTTTTTTCTGGTATAGCCGCTTCGGTTGATTGTAATACAAGATGGGTTTCACTTGATCCTTTTAGAGGAGCGATCGCTGCAGTTGCTGAATCTGCAAGAAACGTAAGTTGTGTTGGCGCAGAGCCACTAGCAATTACAAATAACTTAAATTTTTCTTCTCCTGAAACAGAAACAGGATATTGGCAACTTTCATCTTCGTGTGACGGAATTTCTGAAGCTTGCAAAATTTTAGAGACTCCTGTTACTGGAGGAAATGTTTCTTTATATAATGAATCAATAAATAAAGATAATAAAATTACTCCTATTAACCCTACACCAGTCATTGGAATGGTTGGGAAAATAGAAAACGTTGAGAAAGCTATAAGTAGTGGATGGAAAAATTCTTATGATCAAATATGGATAATTGGCTCTGATAAATCAGAAAAAACAATTGCAGCTAGTTCTTACTTGGAGTATTTTCATGGAGAAATTACAGGTCGGCCTCCAAAAATAGATTTACAGGATGAAAAATTTTGCCAAGTTTTTTTAAGGAATGCGATTATAAAAAATTTTGTAGTTTCTTCTCATGATGTTAGTGATGGCGGTTTAGCTATTGCTTTAGCAGAATGTTGTATTTTGTCCTCGAAAGGTGCGACCATAGAGTTGCAGAAAGATGCGAATAGAGATGATAATTTATTGTTTGCAGAGGGAGGGTCAAGAATTATTTTTTCAGTAGATAAAAGGAAAGAAAGAGATTGGCTTAATTATTTAAAAAAGATTCAAATAAATTTGAAATCAAGTATTTACGTTAAGAAAATAGGCTATGTTTCGACTCAAACTTTAAACATAAAAATTCAAGATAAAAATATCTGCAATATTAGGGTTGAGGAATTAACAGAAAAATTTAATAATAGTATTTCCGGTTATTTTTAA
- a CDS encoding DNA gyrase/topoisomerase IV subunit A, with product MYKKKYTSISLQEEMQRSYLEYAMSVIVGRALPDARDGLKPVQRRILFAMYELGLTPDRPFRKCARVVGDVLGKYHPHGDQAVYDALVRLVQSFSTKYPTLDGHGNFGSVDNDPPAAMRYTETRLAPIAHQCFLEEIGSETVNFSNNFDGSQKEPDVLPAQLPFLLLNGSSGIAVGMATNIPPHNLGEIIDGLIALVENKEISNKKLFNLIKGPDFPTGGELICNKAVEELYDTGKGSITIRGIIKTEELNLGKGKHKKNALIVTELPYQISKAGWIEKLAELVNSGKINGISDIRDESDRDGMRIVIELKKDSNNELVISNLYKKTTLQTNFGAIFLALINGKPVQLNLKQYLNYFIEFREETIRKRTNYFLKNTLEKLEILEGLSKATKDIKKVIEIIEDSENAVEAKSKLIDSFYLSGKQANSVLDMPLKKLTNLERHQINIDIKKLQEKKYYFQELLNERKLLLNLLIEELLILKKKYNVKRKTKLLRNIDQNQELKTINNQILEELINKKTKLFIDNRLYLKKMIFNNYKKSFEDINKIIDNRNIQKFICRIDKDVKIIGITSSGKVFHVDWESNINNDFKLDNKILGNIDPNEIVNFHSFKKSTKNYLCVLNTDGRFKKIIFDENMLKSNRSFTIAKLKNNIKIIDSFIANNEKNLIILTSIGRLFKFNLSNEFLSPTSKQSQGLMLAKLFPTEKIVSFCPYQNGDIIYIISKKGKIFCLNSNEIYYANECSLGYLNEKTQLKNDDLFIKILPSNHYLDIETNKNKSARLDFDKLNSKSNNKNFLIDFLKLDNGEYLENCFKHEKFLN from the coding sequence ATGTATAAGAAAAAATACACTTCCATCTCACTCCAAGAAGAAATGCAACGTTCTTATCTTGAGTATGCAATGAGTGTAATAGTTGGAAGAGCTCTTCCCGATGCAAGAGACGGTCTTAAACCTGTTCAGAGAAGAATATTATTTGCAATGTACGAATTAGGTTTAACGCCAGATAGGCCATTTAGAAAATGCGCAAGAGTAGTTGGAGATGTACTCGGAAAATACCATCCTCATGGAGATCAAGCAGTTTACGATGCGCTAGTAAGGCTAGTACAAAGTTTTTCAACTAAATATCCCACCTTAGACGGCCATGGAAATTTTGGATCTGTTGATAATGATCCACCAGCAGCGATGAGATACACTGAAACCAGATTAGCACCGATAGCTCACCAATGCTTTCTTGAAGAAATTGGATCAGAAACAGTAAATTTTTCAAATAACTTTGATGGTTCACAGAAAGAACCAGATGTTCTTCCTGCTCAACTTCCATTTTTATTGTTGAACGGATCATCTGGTATTGCTGTTGGCATGGCAACAAACATTCCCCCTCACAACTTAGGAGAAATAATAGATGGTTTAATTGCATTAGTAGAAAATAAAGAAATAAGCAATAAAAAACTTTTTAACCTTATTAAAGGACCTGACTTTCCTACAGGAGGAGAATTAATTTGTAATAAAGCAGTAGAAGAACTTTACGATACCGGAAAAGGATCAATAACGATTAGAGGTATCATAAAAACAGAGGAACTAAATTTAGGCAAAGGAAAGCATAAAAAAAATGCTTTGATCGTAACAGAACTTCCTTATCAAATCAGTAAAGCAGGATGGATTGAAAAACTAGCTGAACTTGTTAATTCAGGCAAAATTAATGGAATTTCTGATATTAGGGATGAAAGCGATAGAGATGGAATGAGAATTGTAATAGAGTTAAAAAAAGATTCTAATAATGAACTTGTAATTTCAAACTTATATAAAAAAACAACTCTTCAAACCAACTTTGGAGCAATCTTTTTAGCATTAATTAATGGTAAGCCCGTACAGCTAAACTTAAAACAATATTTAAACTACTTTATTGAATTTAGAGAAGAAACAATTAGAAAAAGAACAAATTATTTTCTCAAAAACACTCTTGAAAAGCTTGAAATATTGGAGGGTTTATCCAAAGCAACAAAAGACATTAAAAAAGTTATCGAAATTATTGAAGATTCAGAAAATGCAGTAGAAGCAAAATCAAAATTGATCGATAGTTTTTACTTAAGTGGAAAACAAGCAAATTCAGTATTAGATATGCCTCTTAAAAAATTAACCAATCTTGAAAGACATCAAATAAATATTGATATAAAAAAATTACAAGAAAAAAAGTATTATTTTCAAGAGTTATTAAATGAAAGAAAATTATTACTTAATCTACTGATAGAAGAATTATTAATTTTGAAGAAAAAATATAATGTTAAAAGAAAAACAAAACTTCTTAGAAATATAGATCAAAATCAAGAATTAAAAACAATTAATAATCAGATATTAGAGGAGTTGATTAATAAAAAAACTAAATTATTTATAGACAATAGACTATATTTAAAAAAAATGATTTTTAATAACTATAAGAAATCGTTTGAAGATATAAATAAAATTATAGATAATAGAAACATTCAAAAATTTATATGTAGGATCGATAAAGATGTAAAAATTATTGGAATAACTTCTTCAGGAAAAGTTTTTCACGTTGATTGGGAATCAAATATCAATAATGACTTTAAGTTAGATAATAAAATTCTTGGGAATATTGATCCAAACGAAATTGTAAATTTTCATTCATTTAAAAAAAGCACTAAAAATTATTTATGTGTCTTGAATACAGATGGAAGATTTAAAAAAATCATATTTGATGAAAATATGCTTAAAAGTAATAGATCATTCACAATTGCAAAATTAAAAAATAATATTAAAATAATTGATTCATTTATAGCCAATAATGAAAAAAATTTAATAATACTAACCTCAATAGGAAGACTATTCAAATTTAATTTATCAAATGAATTTTTATCGCCCACCAGTAAACAATCACAGGGATTAATGCTTGCAAAACTTTTTCCAACAGAAAAAATTGTTTCTTTTTGTCCATATCAGAATGGAGATATTATTTATATAATTTCAAAAAAAGGAAAAATCTTTTGTCTGAATAGTAATGAAATTTATTATGCAAATGAATGCAGTTTAGGATATTTAAATGAAAAAACTCAACTTAAAAACGATGATTTATTTATCAAAATTTTGCCAAGTAACCATTACCTAGATATTGAAACTAATAAAAATAAATCGGCTAGATTAGATTTTGATAAATTAAATTCCAAATCTAACAATAAAAATTTTTTAATTGACTTTTTAAAATTAGATAACGGAGAATATCTCGAAAATTGTTTTAAACACGAAAAGTTTCTTAACTAA
- the purF gene encoding amidophosphoribosyltransferase, whose amino-acid sequence MCGIVGIVSSDDVNQQIYDSLLLLQHRGQDSTGIATMENTIFHIHKAKGQVNTAYRTRDMRNLIGKIGLGHVRYATKGSAESVEEAQPFYVNAPYGIVLIHNGNLTNTRDLEKQLFNIDKRHTNSSSDTEMLLNVLATELQEQIHNQELEPDTIFDAVKSLHKRIQGSYASIALISGHGLLAFRDPFGIRPLVIGKRLSLTTNKEEWMVASESLVLENNDYQVVRDVDPGEAVFINLNGEFFSKQCSVNPILCPCAFEYVYLARPDSIMNGISVYKARLKMGDYLSETIKETINSGDVDVVMPIPDSSRPAAMQVARQLGIEYREGFFKNRYVGRTFIMPGQQKRKKSVRQKLNAMSAEFKNKNVLIVDDSIVRGTTSKEIVQMAKDAGANKVFFTSAAPPVRFPHVYGINMPNRDELIAHDRTIQEIASKLEIDNLVYQSVENLRKSIIKDSLIKDLEMSCFTGSYVTGTVNQEYLNWVENEYKS is encoded by the coding sequence ATGTGTGGAATAGTTGGCATTGTTTCTTCAGATGATGTAAATCAACAAATTTACGATAGTCTCTTGCTGTTACAGCATAGGGGTCAAGATTCAACAGGTATAGCTACAATGGAAAATACTATTTTCCATATTCATAAAGCTAAAGGGCAGGTTAATACCGCTTATAGAACAAGAGATATGAGGAATTTAATTGGCAAAATTGGATTAGGTCATGTTAGGTATGCGACAAAAGGATCAGCAGAAAGTGTGGAGGAAGCCCAGCCTTTTTATGTTAATGCTCCTTATGGAATTGTTTTGATACATAATGGTAATTTGACGAATACTAGAGATCTAGAAAAACAATTATTTAATATAGATAAAAGGCATACAAATTCTTCAAGTGATACTGAAATGCTTTTAAATGTATTAGCGACAGAATTGCAAGAACAAATACATAATCAAGAATTAGAACCTGATACCATTTTTGATGCTGTTAAATCTTTACATAAAAGAATTCAGGGTTCATATGCTTCAATTGCATTAATTTCAGGACATGGTTTATTAGCATTCAGAGATCCTTTTGGTATAAGACCTTTAGTTATCGGGAAAAGACTTTCATTAACTACAAATAAAGAAGAGTGGATGGTTGCTAGCGAATCTTTAGTGCTTGAAAATAACGATTATCAAGTAGTGAGAGATGTAGATCCTGGAGAAGCTGTTTTTATAAACCTTAACGGGGAGTTTTTTTCCAAGCAGTGTTCTGTTAACCCAATTTTATGTCCCTGTGCATTTGAATATGTTTATCTGGCTAGACCTGATTCAATTATGAACGGAATCTCTGTTTATAAAGCTCGTTTAAAAATGGGAGACTACTTGTCTGAAACAATAAAAGAAACAATAAATTCTGGAGACGTAGATGTTGTAATGCCTATCCCTGATTCTTCTAGGCCTGCTGCTATGCAAGTTGCAAGACAGTTAGGTATTGAATATAGAGAAGGTTTTTTTAAAAATAGGTATGTTGGAAGAACATTTATAATGCCTGGTCAGCAAAAACGTAAAAAATCCGTAAGACAAAAATTAAATGCAATGAGTGCAGAGTTTAAAAATAAAAATGTACTAATTGTTGATGACTCGATAGTAAGAGGAACTACTTCAAAAGAAATTGTTCAGATGGCTAAAGATGCAGGCGCTAATAAAGTTTTTTTTACATCGGCAGCACCACCAGTTCGCTTTCCTCATGTTTATGGAATTAATATGCCTAATAGAGATGAATTAATAGCGCATGATAGAACAATACAAGAAATTGCTAGTAAACTTGAAATCGATAATCTTGTTTATCAAAGTGTTGAAAATTTACGTAAATCTATAATAAAAGATTCGCTTATTAAAGATTTGGAGATGAGTTGCTTTACTGGTTCATATGTAACAGGAACAGTAAATCAAGAGTACTTAAATTGGGTTGAAAATGAATATAAATCTTAG
- the dnaN gene encoding DNA polymerase III subunit beta produces the protein MEIICNQNELNNAIQLVSKAVSSRPTHPILANILLTADQSTNKISLTGFDLNLGIQTSFDGTVKNSGAITIPSKLLSEIVNKLPNETPVSLKAEEDSDNILIKSDRGSFNLKGIPSDDYPNLPFVESGTSLNIDPSSFLRALKSTIFASSNDDAKQLLTGVNFTFKQNYLESASTDGHRLAVALIGNEEHIEKKDNSFSNEGDLSVTIPTRSLREIEKLISLRSTDNSIKLFYDKGQVVFISSSQIITTRTLEGTYPNYSQLIPDNFSKIFNFNTKKLIDALERIAVLADQQSSVVKIKLENTDLASISADAQDIGNANESIPVSYSGDDFDIAFNVRYLLEGLKVIGSENVLLKCNLSTTPAIFVPEDNLNSFTYLVMPVQVRS, from the coding sequence ATGGAGATTATTTGTAATCAAAATGAGTTGAATAATGCTATACAACTAGTTAGTAAAGCTGTTTCTTCAAGACCAACTCATCCAATTCTTGCAAATATACTTTTAACAGCTGACCAAAGTACAAATAAGATAAGCCTTACAGGATTCGATCTTAATTTAGGAATTCAAACTTCTTTTGATGGAACTGTAAAAAATAGTGGAGCTATTACTATACCTTCAAAACTTTTATCTGAAATAGTAAACAAATTACCTAATGAGACACCTGTTTCTCTAAAAGCAGAAGAAGATTCCGATAATATTTTGATAAAAAGTGATAGAGGTTCTTTCAATCTTAAAGGTATTCCATCTGATGATTATCCTAATTTGCCATTTGTCGAAAGTGGTACCTCTCTAAATATTGATCCTAGTTCTTTCTTAAGAGCTTTAAAATCGACAATTTTTGCAAGTAGCAATGACGACGCAAAGCAATTACTTACAGGAGTAAACTTTACCTTTAAGCAAAATTATTTGGAGTCTGCTTCTACAGATGGTCATAGATTGGCTGTTGCTTTAATTGGTAATGAAGAGCACATAGAAAAGAAAGATAATTCTTTTTCAAATGAAGGAGACTTATCCGTAACTATTCCTACTAGATCTTTGAGAGAAATTGAGAAACTAATCTCATTAAGAAGCACAGATAATTCAATAAAGCTTTTCTACGATAAAGGTCAAGTTGTGTTTATTTCTTCTAGTCAAATAATTACTACAAGAACTCTTGAAGGTACATATCCAAATTATTCTCAATTAATTCCTGATAATTTCTCTAAAATTTTTAATTTTAATACTAAAAAACTAATTGATGCATTAGAAAGAATTGCCGTTTTAGCTGATCAGCAGAGTAGTGTAGTAAAGATTAAATTAGAAAATACTGATTTAGCTTCAATAAGTGCTGACGCGCAAGATATTGGAAACGCAAATGAATCTATACCAGTTTCTTACTCTGGTGATGATTTTGATATTGCATTTAATGTTAGATATCTTTTGGAAGGTTTAAAAGTTATTGGTTCTGAGAATGTACTTTTAAAGTGTAATCTTTCAACTACCCCAGCTATTTTTGTACCAGAAGATAACCTTAATTCTTTTACTTATTTAGTTATGCCTGTTCAGGTTCGTTCTTAG
- a CDS encoding tetratricopeptide repeat protein, which produces MNKFLKRLICISLISFYFLKVEKVKSIVPYYYFPTIKNLQKDSLSIGKNAYQLLYFGQYRDSLNLAKLAVKINSKNEKLWLILSEAQIANKLYKNALNSLNKAQKINPNMSEIHFAKSNVYLKISQQKNAKNSLETGLKIEPNNHKAIFQLGNIYLLNKNYAQAINMFDKSIQIKPDFWQAINNKGLAYFEQNKINLSIKLFESAISIQDNAEPLLGLAACLRIKNINLAIELAKKALAKNHNYVDYEYRKEQLWGEKLQNSTEILLQNKKLQKDVILAKSKISSSS; this is translated from the coding sequence ATGAACAAGTTTTTAAAAAGGTTAATATGCATATCTTTAATAAGCTTTTACTTTCTAAAAGTAGAAAAAGTTAAATCAATTGTTCCCTATTATTATTTCCCAACAATAAAGAATTTACAAAAGGACAGTTTATCTATTGGCAAAAATGCATATCAACTTTTATATTTTGGACAATATAGAGATAGCCTTAATTTAGCTAAATTAGCTGTAAAAATAAATTCAAAAAATGAAAAACTTTGGTTAATATTATCTGAAGCACAGATAGCTAATAAACTCTACAAAAACGCATTAAATTCTCTAAATAAAGCACAAAAAATTAATCCGAATATGAGCGAAATACACTTTGCAAAAAGTAATGTTTACTTGAAAATTTCACAACAAAAAAATGCTAAAAATTCTCTAGAAACAGGATTGAAAATTGAACCAAATAACCACAAAGCTATTTTTCAATTAGGAAATATTTATTTGTTAAACAAAAACTACGCCCAAGCTATCAACATGTTTGATAAATCTATACAAATTAAGCCTGATTTTTGGCAAGCGATTAACAACAAAGGTTTAGCTTATTTCGAGCAAAATAAAATAAACCTATCAATCAAACTTTTTGAAAGTGCAATCTCAATTCAGGATAATGCTGAACCATTATTAGGACTTGCTGCATGTCTAAGAATTAAAAATATTAATTTAGCTATTGAGCTAGCAAAAAAAGCTTTAGCTAAAAATCATAACTACGTTGATTACGAATATAGAAAAGAACAGTTGTGGGGAGAAAAATTGCAAAACTCAACAGAAATTCTTTTACAAAATAAAAAGCTACAAAAAGATGTAATACTGGCAAAATCAAAAATAAGTTCATCTTCTTGA